In Salmo salar chromosome ssa03, Ssal_v3.1, whole genome shotgun sequence, a single genomic region encodes these proteins:
- the LOC123741662 gene encoding ferritin, middle subunit-like translates to MESQIRQNYHHDCEVAINRMINMEMFASYTYTSMAFYFSRDDVALPGFAHFFKENSDEEREHADKLLSFQNKRGGRILLQDIKKPERDEWGNGLEAMQCALQLEKNVNQALLDLHKIASDKVDPHLCDFLETHYLNEQVEAIKKLGDHITNLTKMDAVKNKMAEYLFDKHTLGGQS, encoded by the exons ATGGAGTCTCAGATCCGCCAGAACTATCACCACGATTGCGAAGTTGCAATCAATCGGATGATCAACATGGAGATGTTTGCCTCCTACACCTACACTTCAATG GCTTTCTATTTCTCCCGTGACGATGTGGCTCTGCCTGGCTTCGCGCATTTCTTCAAGGAGAACAGCGACGAGGAGCGGGAGCACGCCGACAAGCTACTCTCCTTCCAGAACAAGAGAGGTGGACGCATTTTACTCCAGGACATCAAG AAGCCAGAACGTGATGAGTGGGGCAATGGGCTGGAGGCCATGCAGTGTGCTCTGCAGCTGGAGAAGAATGTGAACCAGGCCCTGCTGGACCTGCACAAGATTGCCTCTGACAAGGTTGACCCCCAT CTGTGTGACTTCCTGGAGACCCATTACCTGAATGAGCAGGTGGAGGCCATTAAGAAGCTGGGTGACCACATCACCAACCTCACCAAGATGGATGCTGTCAAAAACAAGATGGCAGAGTACCTGTTTGACAAGCACACCCTGGGAGGCCAGAGCTAA